A window of Mytilus edulis chromosome 10, xbMytEdul2.2, whole genome shotgun sequence contains these coding sequences:
- the LOC139492210 gene encoding uncharacterized protein, giving the protein MDEEVNNLLTPIYYNIENPSSFSSASKLYHIVNADGKKIGYHKIKRWLNAQDNYSLQKTPRRSFRRLRVYTTGIGNLMDVDLMQVSNLSQWNSGYNFILVAIDCFSRRLWMQPSKSKKGVDIAKAFEKILQTAKVDKIRSDVDGCFKSKVVQKLFKERGVRHFVTKNEIKANYAERVIQTIKNKFYRYFTKKRTYRYIDNLQKFVKSYNATPHRSLNNIAPNDVTPENEADVWVQQYLNKKKSPDKTSRPNTKNPQKLKTEADLKRKRRLQQRKSYKFKIGSLVRIAYTRHIFDRSYSQKWTDEIFKVVRRFKKQNIKIYKLSSFYNDEEISGEYYSAELQAVDKSDESLWVVEKVLKKRKRRGKTEFLCKFQGWPDKYNQYIPEEDIQTLS; this is encoded by the coding sequence ATGGATGAAGAAGTGAACAATCTTTTGACACCAATTTATTACAATATAGAAAATCCGAGTTCTTTTTCCTCAGCTAGCAAACTTTATCACATTGTTAATGCGgatgggaaaaaaattggttaccACAAAATAAAGAGATGGTTAAATGCACAAGACAATTATTCCTTACAAAAAACTCCCAGGCGTTCTTTTAGAAGATTACGTGTGTATACAACAGGAATTGGTAACTTAATGGACGTCGACCTAATGCAAGTAAGTAATTTATCACAATGGAACTCTGGATATAATTTTATACTAGTTGCCATCGATTGCTTTAGTCGACGTCTTTGGATGCAACCATCAAAGAGTAAAAAAGGTGTTGACATAGCCAAAGCTTTTGAAAAAATTCTGCAAACAGCAAAGGTAGACAAGATCCGCTCGGACGTTGATGGATGTTTCAAGTCAAAGGTTGTTCAAAAACTTTTCAAGGAAAGAGGAGTGCGACATTTTGTAACTAAGAACGAGATAAAAGCAAACTATGCAGAGCGTGTGATAcaaaccataaaaaataaattttatcgtTACTTTACTAAAAAGAGAACGTATCGGTACATTgacaatttacaaaaatttgtAAAGAGCTACAATGCAACACCACACAGGTCCCTAAACAATATTGCACCCAACGACGTTACACCGGAAAACGAAGCGGATGTATGGGTTCAACAAtacttgaataaaaagaaatctcCTGATAAGACGAGTCGGCCAAATACCAAAAACCCACAAAAACTTAAAACCGAAGCAGATTTGAAGAGAAAAAGAAGATTGCAACAGCGGAAGAGTTACAAATTTAAAATCGGTTCTCTTGTTAGAATTGCTTATACGCGACACATCTTTGACAGAAGTTATAGTCAAAAATGGACGGATGAGATCTTCAAAGTTGTACGGAGATTTAAAAAACAGAACATCAAGATTTATAAATTGAGCTCTTTTTATAACGATGAGGAAATTTCTGGTGAATATTATTCTGCTGAACTTCAGGCTGTTGATAAATCAGATGAATCACTCTGGGTTGTAGAGAAAGTTCTGAAAAAGCGTAAAAGGCGAGGAAAGACCGAGTTTTTATGTAAGTTTCAAGGTTGGCCTGATAAGTATAACCAATACATTCCCGAGGAAGACATTCAAACATTATCATGA